A single genomic interval of Chloracidobacterium validum harbors:
- a CDS encoding helix-turn-helix domain-containing protein, with amino-acid sequence MTIEELCQATAHELARRGLATPQPDGRVTDAPDERTVRYYQTLGLLPRPSVLGRKSCYAAVHVQRLLAIKALQRQGWSLAKIQQWLVGRTDEELHALIDRVSESVRSEGQSLPTTVWREVTLLPGLKLLAATDWSPPVEATAALEALFRAALATLRTAHPGSPGGRMHEPANE; translated from the coding sequence ATGACCATTGAAGAGTTATGTCAAGCGACAGCACACGAACTTGCCCGGCGCGGACTGGCGACACCCCAGCCCGACGGGCGGGTTACGGATGCGCCGGATGAGCGGACCGTGCGTTACTACCAAACGCTTGGGTTGCTGCCGCGTCCGTCAGTCCTCGGCCGCAAGTCGTGCTACGCTGCCGTGCATGTGCAGCGATTGCTGGCCATCAAGGCATTGCAGCGTCAAGGCTGGTCACTGGCAAAGATTCAACAGTGGTTGGTCGGGCGGACCGATGAAGAACTGCACGCCCTGATCGATAGGGTATCGGAGTCAGTTCGTTCTGAAGGGCAGTCACTCCCAACCACCGTCTGGCGGGAAGTCACCCTCCTGCCTGGTCTCAAGCTGCTGGCGGCAACCGACTGGTCTCCGCCAGTCGAGGCCACTGCCGCACTCGAAGCACTGTTTCGCGCGGCACTGGCTACGTTGCGTACGGCCCACCCCGGCTCCCCTGGAGGAAGAATGCATGAACCCGCAAATGAATGA